From one Natrinema saccharevitans genomic stretch:
- a CDS encoding helix-turn-helix transcriptional regulator: protein MSDNTARDLEGPERLEASLENTTPIADGGTTWTDLSAFQRDLLATIARLEDSDEPSYGLAIKAALETRYGEVNHGRLYPNLDDLVERDFGEKSELDRQTNEYTLTEASYTLLETRTRQLAATCGITTQRPVTDGGDR from the coding sequence ATGTCGGACAACACTGCACGGGACCTTGAAGGTCCCGAACGACTAGAGGCATCGCTCGAGAACACCACGCCCATCGCCGACGGCGGCACGACCTGGACGGACCTCAGCGCGTTCCAGCGCGATCTCCTCGCGACGATCGCCCGACTCGAGGACAGCGACGAACCCTCGTACGGGCTGGCGATCAAAGCCGCCCTCGAGACGCGCTACGGCGAGGTCAACCACGGACGGCTCTACCCGAACCTCGACGACCTCGTCGAACGAGACTTCGGCGAGAAATCCGAACTCGACCGACAGACGAACGAGTACACGCTCACCGAGGCCAGCTACACGCTCCTCGAGACACGAACTCGCCAGCTCGCCGCAACCTGTGGCATCACGACCCAACGGCCGGTCACCGACGGGGGCGACCGGTAA
- a CDS encoding transposase produces the protein MRNADRTAIGVDLGEYNLYTACPAEMPDWKGAYTICGDDLCTRLDDLREQVTALLASEDDRNAIVEYVQQRRDALLEEIDAAAREICEYASAYDHPVLVTEDSHFEPDLWAWLTDPDAHRGTAWLLPAAHLRLRTIAAEYGIEVTTVPEAYSSQECHGCGVIGDRARNKAFRCRNPECHVDSVCPDRNAAKVLAQRHYPGQRCAYRPPLAVTPGERPALVTDDGSPREDGKPSPTGQHSNRSPWHLERPLCSYSSR, from the coding sequence ATGCGTAACGCCGATCGAACGGCGATCGGCGTCGACCTCGGTGAGTACAACCTCTACACCGCCTGTCCGGCGGAGATGCCCGACTGGAAAGGGGCCTACACGATCTGTGGTGACGATCTCTGTACGCGTCTCGACGACCTTCGCGAACAGGTCACCGCCCTGCTCGCCAGCGAGGACGACCGTAACGCGATCGTCGAGTACGTCCAGCAACGCCGGGATGCCCTCCTCGAGGAGATCGACGCTGCGGCACGGGAGATCTGCGAGTACGCGAGCGCGTACGACCACCCCGTTCTGGTGACCGAAGACAGCCACTTCGAGCCCGATCTCTGGGCGTGGCTGACCGATCCCGACGCACACCGCGGGACGGCGTGGCTCCTCCCGGCGGCACACCTGCGACTCCGCACGATCGCCGCCGAATACGGCATCGAGGTGACGACGGTCCCGGAAGCGTACTCCTCACAGGAGTGTCACGGCTGCGGCGTCATCGGCGATCGCGCACGGAACAAGGCGTTCCGGTGTAGGAACCCGGAGTGTCACGTCGACAGCGTCTGCCCCGATCGCAACGCGGCGAAAGTCCTCGCACAGCGACACTACCCCGGGCAGCGGTGTGCGTACCGACCCCCGCTTGCAGTCACCCCGGGAGAGCGCCCAGCACTCGTCACTGACGATGGTTCACCACGAGAGGATGGTAAGCCCTCGCCGACGGGGCAGCATTCGAACCGGTCACCGTGGCACCTCGAGCGGCCACTCTGCAGTTATAGTAGCCGCTGA
- a CDS encoding RPA12/RPB9/RPC11 RNA polymerase family protein: MQFCDECGSMMHTEGDTWVCRACENEEPRDSQAEAAMATQDGQRDDGAPAVADAIQGSTETMQEPCPADDCDSDQAYSEMMPKPGGSYEVRLFTCVECGHKWRES; the protein is encoded by the coding sequence ATGCAATTCTGTGACGAGTGTGGTTCGATGATGCACACGGAGGGCGACACGTGGGTGTGTCGCGCCTGTGAGAACGAGGAGCCGCGGGACTCGCAAGCAGAAGCGGCGATGGCGACCCAGGATGGACAGCGGGACGACGGGGCACCCGCCGTGGCCGACGCGATCCAGGGCTCCACCGAGACGATGCAGGAGCCCTGTCCGGCGGACGACTGCGACAGCGACCAGGCCTACTCCGAGATGATGCCGAAGCCGGGCGGCTCCTACGAGGTTCGGCTGTTCACCTGCGTCGAGTGCGGCCACAAGTGGCGCGAGTCCTGA
- a CDS encoding IS6 family transposase, with product MAEIPRLSGRSDWIGLEFVERERTPSELMETGIRLYLAGLSLSTTVSELEKLGVERSRKAVHDWVHKADLQPATDVSPDHIALDETVIRINGQQFWLYAAVDPETNKFLHIRLFTTTTTALTKQFLQELREKHDLDDTVFLVDHAQHLAAALQRAGLRFQSVRHGNRNAVERVFREVKRRTSSFSYSFSHVEPATAESWLQAFAVW from the coding sequence ATGGCTGAAATCCCTCGCCTCAGCGGTCGTAGCGACTGGATAGGCTTGGAGTTTGTGGAGCGAGAGCGGACACCGAGCGAACTGATGGAGACCGGTATTCGGCTCTATTTGGCTGGACTATCACTTTCGACTACCGTTTCAGAATTAGAGAAGCTCGGTGTCGAACGGTCGCGGAAAGCCGTTCACGACTGGGTACACAAAGCCGATCTACAGCCCGCCACTGACGTGAGTCCGGATCACATTGCGCTCGATGAAACGGTGATCCGAATCAACGGCCAGCAGTTCTGGCTGTACGCTGCTGTCGATCCAGAGACGAACAAATTTCTGCACATTCGGCTGTTTACCACGACTACAACGGCATTGACGAAACAGTTCTTGCAAGAGCTTCGTGAGAAACACGACCTCGACGACACTGTGTTTCTCGTCGATCACGCCCAGCATCTAGCGGCAGCACTGCAACGAGCAGGACTCCGATTTCAATCCGTTCGTCATGGAAATCGGAATGCTGTCGAACGTGTCTTTCGAGAAGTAAAACGACGAACGTCTTCGTTTAGCTATAGTTTTAGTCACGTTGAACCAGCAACCGCTGAATCGTGGCTTCAAGCTTTCGCCGTCTGGTGA
- a CDS encoding outer membrane protein assembly factor BamB family protein, whose product MANPSTSADQVVTERGVFVVDGNTLGIHDRQTGDRNSETRLFEPGETLSTTMAVDQRTAFVATDEELLAVDIETGTTRWRHDDGVYAQGFSVGSETVVAMVDGSENVSTELRETITAFDREAGDVRWNYALDGFHSEAIPPVLGAVPCSLRPAASAVWPHWETSIRTAKMSGSAGLTTKFTISSV is encoded by the coding sequence CTGGCGAACCCGTCGACGAGCGCCGATCAGGTGGTCACTGAGCGTGGCGTGTTCGTCGTCGACGGGAACACACTCGGCATCCACGACCGGCAAACGGGAGACCGGAACAGTGAGACCCGCCTGTTCGAGCCCGGTGAGACGCTCAGCACGACGATGGCTGTGGACCAGAGGACGGCGTTCGTGGCGACCGACGAGGAACTTCTCGCGGTCGATATCGAGACTGGAACGACGCGGTGGCGACACGACGACGGGGTGTACGCTCAGGGGTTCTCCGTCGGGAGCGAGACAGTCGTTGCCATGGTCGACGGGTCCGAAAACGTGTCCACTGAGCTCCGGGAGACGATAACCGCCTTCGATCGCGAAGCCGGGGACGTACGGTGGAACTACGCGTTGGACGGATTTCACTCGGAGGCTATCCCACCGGTTCTCGGGGCGGTGCCGTGTTCTTTGCGACCAGCAGCATCGGCGGTCTGGCCGCACTGGGAGACATCGATTCGGACGGCTAAAATGAGTGGCTCGGCTGGACTGACTACAAAGTTCACGATCAGTTCTGTGTAA
- a CDS encoding SDR family NAD(P)-dependent oxidoreductase translates to MYDFTDTVALITGAGSGIGQATATRFAAEGAHVVVADIDTTAGQETAAEIESKGGSASFIEVDVSRPWPIENAINTILNEHGRLDFAINNAATGNQPAPITEIDENEWERILGVNQKGVWAGMKYEIPALIDSGGGAIVNVASKAGIRGSPGRTPYSASKHGVVGLTRSAGLEFAGDGVRVNAVCPTIVDTPALHSLPEAEQKEIIENVPMERPAKPSEVASVITWLCSDEASFITAQSIPIDGGETQQ, encoded by the coding sequence ATGTACGACTTCACTGACACCGTAGCGCTCATCACAGGTGCGGGATCTGGAATTGGACAGGCGACTGCCACCAGATTCGCAGCAGAAGGAGCACACGTCGTTGTGGCGGATATCGATACAACCGCTGGACAAGAAACCGCGGCAGAGATCGAATCGAAAGGCGGCTCTGCATCGTTTATCGAGGTCGACGTCAGTCGACCGTGGCCAATTGAGAACGCCATCAACACGATTCTCAATGAACACGGACGCCTAGATTTCGCGATCAACAATGCAGCGACAGGAAATCAGCCAGCACCGATTACGGAAATTGACGAAAACGAGTGGGAACGGATACTTGGTGTGAATCAGAAAGGGGTTTGGGCCGGCATGAAATACGAGATTCCTGCACTCATCGACTCTGGAGGGGGTGCAATTGTGAACGTGGCCTCGAAAGCCGGCATTCGGGGCAGCCCTGGGCGGACACCCTATAGTGCGAGCAAACACGGCGTTGTTGGACTGACTCGCTCAGCCGGTCTTGAGTTCGCAGGAGATGGGGTTCGAGTGAATGCTGTCTGCCCCACAATTGTTGACACACCTGCACTTCACTCTCTGCCGGAGGCAGAACAAAAAGAGATTATCGAGAATGTTCCGATGGAGCGTCCAGCAAAGCCAAGCGAAGTTGCAAGCGTAATCACCTGGCTTTGCTCGGACGAGGCTTCCTTCATTACGGCACAATCAATCCCCATTGATGGGGGTGAAACGCAGCAGTAA
- a CDS encoding TetR/AcrR family transcriptional regulator, with translation MSTPDELDPGKRDIMEATYDAISDTGYSDLTIQDIADEFDRSKTLIYYHYDGREELLVDFLDYVMKQFRTMLPDSTESPQEELETLVDTLLPTTIDEEPFQVMLAMFELRVNAPYDTNCREQYRAVEDELNTLLVDILSRGVEMGEFENIDPEIEAELFVSLLIGTRARRLTVYDPKESITSLKEALQYHIDRITATPEGNA, from the coding sequence ATGAGTACCCCCGATGAACTTGATCCCGGAAAGCGGGACATCATGGAAGCCACTTACGACGCCATCAGCGATACCGGATACAGCGATCTCACAATCCAAGATATTGCAGATGAATTTGACCGGAGTAAAACATTAATATACTACCACTATGACGGCCGAGAAGAGTTGCTCGTTGACTTCCTTGATTATGTGATGAAACAGTTTCGGACGATGCTTCCGGACAGTACTGAATCCCCACAAGAAGAACTCGAAACACTCGTTGATACCCTCCTACCGACCACTATTGATGAAGAGCCGTTTCAGGTGATGCTTGCGATGTTTGAGTTGCGGGTCAATGCACCCTACGACACTAACTGTCGAGAGCAGTACCGGGCCGTTGAGGATGAACTCAACACTCTTCTTGTCGATATTTTATCCCGTGGTGTTGAGATGGGAGAGTTTGAAAATATTGATCCCGAAATTGAGGCAGAACTATTTGTTTCGCTATTAATTGGGACGCGCGCACGGCGTCTGACAGTCTATGATCCAAAAGAGTCTATCACATCACTCAAAGAAGCACTCCAGTATCATATTGATCGGATTACGGCAACTCCCGAAGGAAATGCTTGA
- a CDS encoding phytoene/squalene synthase family protein, with the protein MTQDKTNSKFDRRPDLPYCHTVVQDVSRTFALTIDLLNEPLSDHICVGYLLCRIPDTIEDAAHIPAQSQRQLLQTYQAAIDPSESTSIYAFVDAVSPWVPPRGESADWDIIQAVPTVLATFETFSTPAKQAIRPQVQEMTSGMSQFIDRYSDRPGLRIQTGPELDRYCHYVAGTVGALITDLLPKQSLPTAQIQTLERTAEDFGRLLQLVNIAKDVREDFLEEQNVYLPSEWLTAESVSQDQLLDDENQASVSRVLERVLDRARSCLDPAAEYIQVMPTGGGNTVAAWTVPYLLAVATLRTLENQPTAALTTGKVKVSREEVHAILAATQECSSERVGALRHTIKREPLHTTTESLDMV; encoded by the coding sequence ATGACCCAGGACAAGACCAACTCAAAATTCGACCGACGTCCAGATCTCCCGTACTGCCATACCGTCGTGCAAGATGTTTCTCGCACGTTCGCTCTTACAATCGATCTGCTCAACGAACCGCTTTCTGACCACATCTGTGTTGGCTACCTCCTCTGCCGTATCCCGGATACGATCGAAGACGCAGCCCACATTCCAGCGCAGTCACAGCGCCAATTGTTGCAGACGTATCAAGCAGCGATAGATCCGAGTGAGTCGACCAGTATCTACGCATTCGTTGATGCGGTCTCGCCTTGGGTACCACCTCGAGGGGAGTCAGCTGATTGGGATATCATACAAGCCGTCCCAACCGTTTTGGCGACATTTGAAACGTTTTCTACCCCAGCAAAGCAGGCGATCCGCCCACAAGTACAAGAAATGACGAGTGGGATGAGCCAATTCATCGATCGTTATAGCGATCGACCAGGGCTCCGTATCCAAACCGGTCCTGAACTTGACCGGTATTGTCATTACGTTGCTGGAACGGTGGGTGCACTCATCACTGATCTTCTCCCCAAGCAATCACTTCCCACAGCACAGATCCAGACACTCGAGCGCACTGCGGAAGATTTTGGCCGACTCCTCCAACTCGTTAATATCGCAAAAGACGTCCGTGAAGACTTCCTTGAAGAACAGAACGTCTATCTCCCTTCAGAGTGGCTCACAGCAGAGAGCGTTTCTCAGGACCAACTCCTTGACGACGAGAATCAAGCTAGCGTCAGTCGTGTTCTCGAGCGTGTCCTTGACCGGGCCAGATCGTGTTTGGACCCTGCAGCAGAATATATACAAGTAATGCCCACCGGTGGCGGCAATACAGTGGCTGCTTGGACTGTTCCGTATTTGCTTGCGGTTGCAACACTTCGCACGCTAGAGAACCAACCGACAGCAGCACTCACGACTGGTAAAGTGAAGGTGTCACGAGAAGAAGTTCATGCCATCCTTGCAGCAACGCAGGAGTGTTCGTCTGAACGAGTGGGAGCACTCCGACACACGATCAAACGTGAACCGCTGCATACTACGACAGAATCGCTTGATATGGTGTAG
- a CDS encoding transcriptional regulator, with translation MRQHGNWMQTPTDEQVLKVLDTGLMLGPTAIAKNIDKHRVTVSNRLRELCNYGLVERPEEGYYGITDLGEQYLEGELDASELDESTDES, from the coding sequence ATGAGACAGCACGGTAACTGGATGCAGACTCCGACTGATGAGCAGGTTCTAAAAGTTCTTGACACCGGGCTAATGCTCGGTCCCACTGCGATCGCGAAAAATATCGACAAGCATCGCGTTACAGTAAGCAACCGTCTCAGAGAACTCTGTAACTATGGACTCGTTGAGCGTCCTGAAGAAGGCTACTACGGGATCACTGATCTCGGTGAGCAATACCTCGAGGGCGAACTTGACGCTAGCGAGTTAGACGAGTCGACGGACGAGAGTTGA
- a CDS encoding orc1/cdc6 family replication initiation protein, giving the protein MADGDDQQSLSQSIKGRLQEGVQNSVFRDKGLLDPDAVIDEDRIVGRDNQLDDIITYLRPALQGNRPPNMLLYGPSGTGKSLIINAVCQQVLELANSQSDRFGVIEINCQTIKSHDRAVYRLAKNAADEAGVDVGIPQSGISTDQKLNRFYEVLSNNFDSVIIILDEVDLLVGRQRDPNDEPAYSKLLYQLSRASQLGRIEGHVSVAALTNDPRFMEDLDGRAESSFNPQDVVFPDYDANQLQSILERRRDAYQDDVLEDGIIPLSSAFAAQDHGDARKAIDLFRKAGEIADRAGEDTIREEHVRDAQKEAERDRTLTQMQGLSTQKKISLYATAVVPVYSRQNLNAVPSTVAYRVYQYLTDLLDADEKSRDSYLRYMSEAETYNFVTSEKRGRGYGNGVHKEYTFVDDPEVVAETLQSDIRLEEAEHEMELIKSVVNAQIEEFFEGN; this is encoded by the coding sequence ATGGCTGATGGCGACGATCAACAGTCTCTCTCACAGTCTATCAAAGGCCGTCTTCAAGAAGGCGTTCAAAATTCTGTGTTCCGTGACAAGGGGCTACTTGATCCTGACGCGGTCATCGACGAGGATCGCATCGTCGGTCGTGACAACCAATTGGACGATATCATAACGTATCTCCGACCGGCGCTGCAGGGAAACCGCCCTCCTAATATGCTCCTCTATGGCCCATCTGGCACTGGAAAGTCGCTCATCATCAACGCGGTCTGCCAGCAGGTTCTCGAACTTGCGAACTCACAAAGCGACCGTTTCGGGGTCATCGAAATCAACTGTCAGACAATCAAGTCTCACGACCGTGCGGTCTATCGTCTGGCTAAGAATGCAGCTGACGAGGCTGGCGTCGATGTCGGTATTCCTCAGAGCGGAATCTCGACAGACCAGAAACTCAACCGCTTCTACGAGGTTCTGAGCAACAACTTCGACTCGGTGATCATCATTCTGGACGAGGTCGATCTCCTGGTCGGCCGACAACGAGATCCAAACGACGAACCGGCTTATTCGAAACTGCTCTATCAACTGTCTCGCGCCTCACAACTCGGTCGGATCGAGGGGCACGTCTCTGTCGCCGCCCTCACGAATGATCCGCGATTTATGGAGGACCTCGACGGGCGAGCCGAGAGCTCGTTCAACCCGCAAGACGTCGTGTTTCCCGATTACGACGCGAATCAACTCCAGTCGATTCTCGAGCGCCGTCGCGACGCGTATCAAGACGATGTCCTCGAGGACGGTATCATCCCACTCAGTTCGGCGTTCGCCGCACAGGACCACGGCGACGCCCGGAAAGCGATTGACTTGTTCCGGAAAGCCGGGGAGATCGCGGACCGTGCGGGCGAAGATACGATTCGTGAAGAGCACGTTCGGGACGCCCAGAAAGAGGCCGAACGCGATCGAACGTTGACGCAGATGCAGGGACTGTCGACACAGAAGAAAATCTCGCTCTATGCAACTGCGGTTGTCCCCGTTTACTCCAGGCAAAATCTAAATGCTGTCCCGAGTACCGTCGCGTATCGTGTCTATCAGTACCTTACAGACCTGCTCGATGCCGACGAAAAGTCACGAGACTCTTATTTACGATACATGAGTGAAGCCGAGACCTACAATTTCGTCACGTCTGAGAAACGTGGACGGGGCTACGGGAACGGCGTTCACAAAGAGTATACTTTCGTTGATGATCCAGAAGTGGTCGCCGAGACGCTTCAGTCCGATATCCGTCTTGAAGAGGCAGAACACGAGATGGAACTTATCAAATCAGTTGTTAACGCTCAGATAGAGGAGTTCTTCGAAGGGAACTAA
- a CDS encoding DUF5518 domain-containing protein: MPEYSIQNKIAAVTDNPFLIAVLLGLVSIPFTLLVSRETTALVNSAPMIATGLLVGYLFNARPADSHRAGLIAGFVASLGGVTVFAMEVAARISPDGSTRLEVVTILLVLVLLVICLAILVMGCAIVGNWVAEMTTRSQSVQ, translated from the coding sequence ATGCCTGAGTACAGCATTCAGAATAAGATAGCTGCAGTAACGGACAATCCATTTCTCATCGCCGTACTTCTCGGTCTCGTTTCAATTCCGTTCACACTACTCGTCTCACGGGAAACAACGGCCTTGGTAAATAGCGCCCCAATGATAGCGACCGGACTTCTCGTTGGATATCTGTTCAATGCAAGACCAGCGGATAGTCATCGGGCTGGATTAATTGCTGGTTTCGTAGCGTCCCTTGGGGGAGTTACAGTGTTTGCTATGGAGGTTGCAGCAAGAATTTCTCCGGATGGAAGTACGAGACTAGAAGTTGTTACAATTCTACTTGTACTCGTTCTACTGGTAATCTGTCTTGCTATACTGGTGATGGGCTGTGCTATAGTCGGAAACTGGGTAGCAGAGATGACAACTCGTTCTCAGTCCGTTCAGTAA
- a CDS encoding phenylalanine--tRNA ligase subunit alpha, with protein MQLPIDDRILETLESSGLILSPAVIALNIDKSRDEVNRRLSVLVDHELVQRVKRGYYEITDLGEQYLEGELDASELDESTDEN; from the coding sequence ATGCAGTTGCCTATCGATGATCGAATACTGGAAACGTTGGAATCTTCCGGCCTAATCCTATCTCCTGCAGTGATCGCGCTCAATATCGATAAGTCTAGAGATGAGGTTAACAGACGTCTATCGGTACTTGTAGACCATGAGCTAGTCCAGCGCGTGAAACGTGGGTATTACGAAATCACCGATCTCGGTGAGCAATACCTCGAGGGAGAACTCGACGCCAGCGAGTTAGACGAGTCGACAGACGAGAACTGA
- a CDS encoding short-chain fatty acid transporter has product MTNTLRRSAERLSVGVEKYMPHSFVFAITLTIIAYIVGVLATSTGPFDVVMEWNSEFWGFLGFAMQLTIIIVTGYGIATAPVVRNGINRLVRIPNTAFQAYISIAIFAFLVNLVHWGLGLVAGALYAIFLGKERDDVDFGYIVAIAYSAGVVGAGGSISQTAPLLVNTPGHFMEDQIGLIPLSETIFSPFHLVMIWSTFLVLLVIVYFTYPTQENTEPLPDEKVDDLVPEYQSDLGSSTLASRLNNSRIFNISIVLLGGTVSASLIISEGPFQMLELNTMNMIFLTMGIALHGNVVTYASAVTDGAERCGQVILQFPFYGGIQGILIGTGLAGILIDSVASISSAETFPFLVWLMTGIINVFVPSGGGQYIVTAEIIHPAAESLGVPHPAIVTAYTVGDVWTNLLNPFWALPVLGIAGLKVRDVWGYVIMVLIAYGVIVGGLALLFPVLGLI; this is encoded by the coding sequence ATAACACTCACAATTATTGCATACATTGTCGGGGTCCTGGCGACATCCACTGGGCCTTTTGATGTCGTTATGGAGTGGAACAGCGAGTTTTGGGGTTTCCTCGGGTTTGCAATGCAGCTCACGATAATAATTGTCACAGGATACGGAATTGCTACTGCACCTGTCGTAAGAAACGGTATAAACAGGCTAGTCCGAATTCCGAACACGGCGTTTCAAGCATATATATCTATTGCCATTTTTGCATTTCTTGTTAACCTCGTTCATTGGGGGCTTGGGTTAGTCGCCGGGGCACTCTACGCGATCTTCCTCGGAAAGGAACGAGATGACGTTGATTTCGGGTATATCGTTGCAATCGCTTATTCCGCAGGTGTCGTCGGCGCCGGGGGTTCAATATCTCAGACGGCACCGTTGTTGGTGAATACTCCTGGCCATTTCATGGAGGACCAGATCGGACTAATACCGCTCAGCGAGACGATATTCAGTCCGTTCCACTTAGTAATGATCTGGAGTACATTTCTTGTTCTCCTCGTCATTGTCTACTTCACATATCCAACCCAAGAAAACACAGAGCCGCTTCCGGATGAGAAAGTAGACGATCTGGTTCCAGAATATCAGAGTGATCTTGGTTCTTCAACACTGGCATCACGCCTCAATAATTCGAGGATATTTAACATCAGTATTGTATTGCTCGGAGGAACGGTGTCTGCATCGCTAATAATCTCTGAAGGCCCGTTCCAGATGTTGGAACTCAATACCATGAATATGATCTTTCTCACAATGGGGATCGCCCTTCATGGTAACGTGGTTACCTACGCCAGTGCAGTAACAGATGGTGCAGAACGATGTGGACAGGTGATCCTCCAATTTCCCTTCTATGGGGGGATTCAGGGAATTCTGATTGGAACTGGACTTGCGGGAATTCTCATCGATTCTGTCGCATCAATCTCATCAGCAGAAACCTTCCCCTTCCTTGTATGGTTAATGACGGGAATTATCAACGTGTTTGTGCCGTCAGGAGGGGGACAATATATCGTCACCGCCGAAATCATACACCCCGCTGCGGAGAGTTTAGGTGTACCACATCCGGCTATTGTGACAGCCTATACCGTCGGCGACGTATGGACGAACTTGCTTAATCCGTTCTGGGCGCTGCCTGTGCTCGGTATTGCCGGCTTGAAAGTTCGAGACGTATGGGGATACGTCATCATGGTACTGATCGCCTATGGTGTAATTGTCGGTGGTCTTGCCCTACTATTCCCTGTACTCGGACTCATCTAA
- a CDS encoding DUF7563 family protein translates to MPECHSCGAFVTADFVRVFSVDGERRTRRGCQVDYQALSSVHSRRSRDRIRTRCRQERLLQGSL, encoded by the coding sequence ATGCCAGAATGCCACAGCTGCGGCGCATTCGTCACCGCTGATTTTGTTCGTGTCTTCAGTGTCGATGGTGAACGTCGTACTCGACGAGGTTGCCAGGTCGACTACCAAGCCCTCTCGAGCGTTCACAGTCGCCGGTCTCGCGATAGAATAAGAACACGGTGCAGGCAAGAGCGGTTGCTTCAGGGTTCTCTATAG
- a CDS encoding Cdc6/Cdc18 family protein — protein MVAAKVNPEIVPDEALAGIADAAGRDARKAIATLRNALDIVLIDDTECVTDPIVERARQKAEVDIARLRISSLADQQTAVLKVLADIEPATSGTIYDEYERRIDDPSVSRTVRGWLSTKFHQYNLVTILEDEHPQEYELTETAREIVE, from the coding sequence ATGGTCGCGGCGAAGGTCAATCCCGAAATCGTCCCCGACGAGGCGCTCGCGGGAATCGCCGACGCCGCTGGTCGGGACGCTCGGAAGGCAATCGCGACGCTGCGGAACGCCCTCGATATCGTCCTGATTGACGACACCGAGTGTGTGACCGATCCGATCGTCGAGCGGGCCAGACAAAAGGCAGAGGTGGATATCGCTCGGTTGCGTATTTCGTCGCTCGCCGATCAGCAGACAGCCGTCCTGAAAGTGCTGGCCGACATCGAGCCGGCGACCAGCGGGACGATCTATGACGAGTACGAGCGCCGGATCGACGATCCGTCCGTCAGTCGGACCGTCCGCGGGTGGCTCAGTACGAAGTTCCACCAGTACAATCTCGTGACGATCCTCGAGGACGAACACCCACAGGAGTACGAACTGACGGAGACTGCACGGGAAATAGTGGAGTGA